GCGTCGGGTTGAACGAACCGGAGCAGACTCTGAATGCGGCAACTGAAAAGTATTGACAGTCGAGTTAAGCTCTGTTATATATCGTCTTGACACTATCTGCGAGATATACGACCATGGCCCAGCGCAACAAGACCCGTTACGCCATTATGTCCCTGCTCTCTGAGCGGCCCCGCACCGGCTACGACATCAAGAAGGCCCTCGAGGAGAAGGAGATCTACTTCTGGAGCGAATCCTACGGCCAGATCTATCCGATCCTGCACAAGCTGGCCGAGGAGGGCCTGGCCGACAAGAAGAAGGCGCCGACGGAACGTCACCCCAATCGGACGGTCTATCAACTCAGCCAACGGGGCCGCGAGGAGCTGGTGGAGTGGCTCAAACGCCCCGCGGACACCATCCCGCTGCGCATCGAGCTGCTGCTCAAGCTGCGCTACGGGGCGCTGTCGACGCCGGAGGACAACCTGGCCCTGATCGAGGAGTACCGGGAGGGCCAGCTGGGAGACATCGACCGGCTGGAGGAGCAGTTGAGCAAGCACACCGGTGCAGAGGCCGGAGAGTTCTACGCCCGGCTGACACTGCAGTACGGTATCGAATTGAAGCGGGCCCTGGTGCGCTGGTGCGCGGAAGCGCTCGCGGCGATCGAGCAGAGGACGGAACAGCCGGGCGGGTATCGACGACCGCCGGTGCGGTAGTACAGTCATCGCTTGCGAAACGGGACGGCCTTGCGCGCGTCCCGCCGTCCTTATCAGCCGTCTGGATGATGACCCCTTCCCGGCGCTCCCGCGGGCCGTCACGGTTGTTGCATTCCGCCGAGCTCCCGCGGGCGGGAGCTCGGCGGGCAACAACGCGCGCCGGCCCTTATCCGGCAAGCTGAGCAGTAATCGCCGGACCACGGGGGCTTAATCCCCCCGGAACCGACCTGCGGGGGTGGCTGACTGGACGGCGTGGATCTGTTTCCCTCCGACCTCGGGGAAGCAGCGCCTATGGACTTGAGAAGTGAGGGTTGAACCCTCGAAAAGCTGAAACGGTCCAAACCAACCATAACGCAGGGCCGGCGCACGTTTTTGCGACGACGGACCGCCCAGGTCCGTCGTCAATGCAAAAACTGTGACGGCCCGGAAAAATGCGGGTGGCCAGGCGGTCGGTTCAGACGATCGGTTCGTTTACTACCCGTAGCGGTCGGGGGCCGGTAGACCCGGGTTTGAAACCTGTGCTCGATAGCGCTTGAGCTCTCGAAACACTAACGCGATCAGCCACTCCACGTAGAAGGGGGCTCCGACCCCCGCCGTTAATACGTCAATGCCGAAACGTGTCTAACCCCCTCCCCGGCGGCCCGCCGAAAGGCGAGGCCGTATTTGAGCTCTGGAAACCGGAGCGACGAGCGTGAGACGCGCAATCGGCCAACAAAAAGGGCCCGCCTGAGAAGGCGAGGCCGTATTTGAGCTCTGGAAACCGGAGCGACGAGCGTGAGACGCGCAATCGGTCAACAAAAAGGGCCCGCCTGAGAAGGCGAGGCCGTATTTGAGCTCTGGAAACCGGAGCGACGAGCGTGAGACGCGCAATCGGTCAACAAAAAGGGCCCGCCTGAGAAGGCGAGCCCTTATTCAGCCCGGGTGCTAGGGTCTTTGAAAGCTGGAAGGTAGTGCTGTTCGTTTGCGGGAGTTGCTGGAATGCGATCGACCTAGGAGTAGGGTTTTCGTGGGGGCTCCCCACGGGCTTGATTGCGGGTTTTTTCCGTGTCCTGCAGTCGTCGTTGGGACGTCATTGGGATCCGGACCCTTAATCTCGCCCCCTTCTCTTTAGAAAGGAGGTGATCCAGCCGCACCTTCCGGTACGGCTACCTTGTTACGACTTTACCCCCCTTACCAGGCACACCTTCGGCCGCTCCCTCCAAATGGTTGGGTCACGGACTTCGGGTATCCCCGACTCGGGTGATATGACGGGCGGTGTGTACAAGCCCCGGGAACATATTCACCGCGGCATGCTGATCCGCGATTACTAGCGATTCCGCCTTCATGGAGTCGGGTTGCAGACTCCAATCCGAACTGAGGCCGGCTTTTTGGGATTAGCTCCACCTCGCGGCTTAGCGACCCTTTGTGCCGACCATTGTAGCACGTGTGTAGCCCTGGGCGTAAGGGCCATGATGACTTGACATCATCCTCACCTTCCTCCGGTTTATCACCGGCAGTCTCACTAGAGTGCCCAGCCGAACTGATGGCAACTAGTAACGAGGGTTGCGCTCGTTGCGGGACTTAACCCAACAT
This is a stretch of genomic DNA from Candidatus Coatesbacteria bacterium. It encodes these proteins:
- a CDS encoding PadR family transcriptional regulator codes for the protein MAQRNKTRYAIMSLLSERPRTGYDIKKALEEKEIYFWSESYGQIYPILHKLAEEGLADKKKAPTERHPNRTVYQLSQRGREELVEWLKRPADTIPLRIELLLKLRYGALSTPEDNLALIEEYREGQLGDIDRLEEQLSKHTGAEAGEFYARLTLQYGIELKRALVRWCAEALAAIEQRTEQPGGYRRPPVR